In Candidatus Riesia pediculicola, the following are encoded in one genomic region:
- a CDS encoding 2-oxo acid dehydrogenase subunit E2, which produces MFIDIRIPEIGVDEVEITDVLVKVGEKVKLDQPLISIEGEKVSLELPSPNSGIVKEIKILKGEIVKKGTLVMVLEDHSNQKELICSNPKKNDQNQLEKVKSIDHIERKFINDRNLNDINEKNQVILHATPVVRRLARKFNVNLNNVKGSGRRNRILPEDILKYVKKAVEKFDLFSKNKKETSLDQEGELNKKIEIPKTLKMNRIQRSSCKKLSETWAMVPHVTVFGEIEVTELESFRKLYNKRLEKCENSFKMTMLPFFLKAVSKIMKDFPIFNSKISDNFQEIEIKKEINVGFAVDTNQGLLVPIIKNVDQIGIFEISKMIIKLSEKARLGKLSLEDMRGGGFTISNLGSTGKNVGFFTPIINSPEVAILGISRSFMKPVWNGSSFLAKLTVPISLSFDHRVINGADGAKFLDQVSFLIQDLRNLLM; this is translated from the coding sequence ATGTTCATTGATATTCGAATACCAGAAATTGGAGTAGATGAAGTTGAAATAACTGACGTTTTGGTCAAGGTAGGTGAAAAAGTTAAACTCGATCAACCTTTGATATCAATAGAAGGAGAGAAAGTATCATTGGAACTTCCCTCTCCAAATTCTGGGATCGTTAAAGAGATCAAAATATTGAAAGGAGAAATTGTCAAAAAAGGAACATTAGTAATGGTTCTTGAGGATCATAGTAATCAAAAAGAACTAATTTGTTCAAATCCGAAGAAAAATGACCAAAATCAATTAGAAAAAGTAAAGAGCATAGATCATATAGAACGTAAATTTATTAATGACAGAAATTTAAATGATATAAATGAAAAAAATCAAGTTATTTTACATGCCACTCCAGTTGTTAGAAGATTAGCTAGAAAATTTAATGTCAATTTAAACAATGTCAAAGGATCTGGAAGGAGAAATCGAATTCTTCCGGAAGATATTTTAAAATATGTAAAGAAAGCAGTTGAAAAATTTGATTTATTTTCTAAAAATAAAAAGGAAACTTCATTAGATCAAGAAGGTGAATTGAACAAAAAGATAGAGATTCCTAAAACTTTGAAGATGAATCGTATCCAAAGAAGTTCCTGCAAAAAATTATCTGAAACTTGGGCTATGGTTCCTCATGTCACAGTTTTTGGAGAAATAGAAGTTACAGAATTAGAATCTTTTAGAAAGCTATACAACAAAAGATTAGAAAAATGTGAAAATTCTTTCAAGATGACGATGTTACCTTTCTTTTTAAAAGCTGTTTCTAAAATAATGAAAGATTTTCCAATTTTTAATAGTAAAATATCAGACAATTTTCAAGAAATTGAAATAAAGAAAGAAATTAATGTAGGATTCGCAGTTGACACAAATCAAGGACTTTTGGTGCCAATTATCAAGAACGTGGATCAAATAGGAATATTTGAGATATCTAAGATGATAATCAAATTATCTGAAAAAGCAAGATTAGGAAAATTGTCCTTAGAGGATATGAGAGGAGGAGGATTTACGATTTCAAATCTTGGAAGTACAGGAAAAAATGTTGGATTCTTTACTCCAATTATAAACTCACCAGAAGTAGCAATTTTAGGAATTTCTCGATCTTTTATGAAGCCTGTTTGGAATGGTTCGAGCTTTCTAGCCAAATTAACAGTACCGATATCTTTATCTTTTGATCATAGAGTGATTAATGGAGCGGATGGAGCAAAATTTTTAGACCAGGTGTCTTTTTTAATACAAGATCTTAGAAACTTGCTAATGTAG